AGTTCCTGGTGTTCCTTGATCCTTTTGGTCAAACTGTAACCGTCCATCCTGGGCATCTCGATATCCGAAACCAGGATGTCCACCCGCTCGGGCTCTCCTGGGCGACCCGGAGACTCTCCGGTCAAAAACTTCCAAGCCTCCTCCCCGTTGTCCCGAATCACGGTCGAAAAACCGGCCCGTTCCAGGTTCTCCTGGACCATGTGGCGCATGACCCCGGAATCGTCCACCACCAGGGCCCAACGGCCCTCCCCTGGTCTGCCCTCAATCTCCGAAGCCTCGGCTCCGAAATCCGGGTCCAGATCCGAAACCACCTTTTCCAGATCCAGAAGCAGGACAAAGTGGTCCTCAATCCGGGCCATGCCCGTGATGCAGTTGGAGTCCAGCGTGGACACGTACCGACCAGGAGGATTGACCTCCTGCCAGCTCAACCGGTGGATCTGAGTCACTCCGGTGACCAGGAATCCGGTGGTCCGCTGGTTGAACTGGGTCACCAGGATGACCTCGTGCCCGATGGTTTGTCGCTTCAGGGACAGCCAGACACCGAGATCGATGACCGGCAGAACCCGGTCCCGATGCGCCAGAGTTCCCAAGAAGCTCGGATGCCTGGCCGCAGGGCTGGCCTCCAAGTCCGGGCTCTCGATGACCTCCACCACCTTGGCCACGTTGACTCCGAAATATGACGGCTCTCGATCCGAGCCCTCCTCCTGGATGTAGAACTCGATGATTTCCAGTTCGTTGGTGCCGCTTTCGAGCAAGATCTCCTGCCTGGACATGGAAGTACCTCCTTGAATCCGGACGGCCTGTGTTGACGGCCCGTGACCAATGCCTATACTTGATTCTTTTACGAGTTCAAACGAAAAAATTCAGAGCCGGAAACCGAGTACCGGCCTTCGGAGCAATCCATGCCTTTGGATTTCCAGCCGTTCTCTCTGGACGATCAGCAGGCCTACATATCCTTTCTCTCCCGCTGCGGCCAGAAGGCCTCGGACTACAGCTTCGTCAACCTCTGGGGCTGGATGCTCGAATATGGCCTGGAGCGGGCTTTTTTGGACGACTGCGTCCTTGTCCGTCAGACCCGTCCGGACACGATCTTCTGGGCGCCCCTGGGCGACTGGACGACCATAAACTGGGGCCGCGTCCACCGGGCCGTCGAGGGCCGATGCCGGTTCATCCGCGTTCCCGAGGCCCTCAAGGACATCATGGTCGTTCAATGTCACGACATTGAGGTTCTGGAAAACAGGGAACACTGGGATTACCTGTATTCCGTCGAGGAACTGGTGGAACTCAAGGGTAACCGCTTTCACAAGAAAAAAAACCTCCTGAGCCAGTTCCTGCGCCAGGACGATCACCGCTACGTTCGCTTGGACCGGCACAGCGTCGAGCATGCTCTGGGTCTTCAGACCGAATGGATGCTCTGGCGGGGGGGCGAAAGCGACTCCACGCTGGTGGCCGAAAACAAGGCCATCGTCCGGGTCATGCACGACTGGGACCGTCTGGACCGCATCTTCGGGGCCGGCCTGACAGTGGGAGGGCACATGGTGGCATACACCATCGCCGAGCCCCTTGACGAGAATACCGTGGTCATCCATTTCGAGAAGGGCTGTCCCAACGTCAAGGGTGTCTACCAGGCCATAAACTCCCTTTTTCTGGCCAAAGACTGCCAAAAATTCGCC
This Deltaproteobacteria bacterium DNA region includes the following protein-coding sequences:
- a CDS encoding chemotaxis signal transduction protein CheV gives rise to the protein MSRQEILLESGTNELEIIEFYIQEEGSDREPSYFGVNVAKVVEVIESPDLEASPAARHPSFLGTLAHRDRVLPVIDLGVWLSLKRQTIGHEVILVTQFNQRTTGFLVTGVTQIHRLSWQEVNPPGRYVSTLDSNCITGMARIEDHFVLLLDLEKVVSDLDPDFGAEASEIEGRPGEGRWALVVDDSGVMRHMVQENLERAGFSTVIRDNGEEAWKFLTGESPGRPGEPERVDILVSDIEMPRMDGYSLTKRIKEHQELRAMPVILFSSLITQELRHKGEAVGADDQISKPEFASLAERALALIGERKPKGVDLEIA
- a CDS encoding DUF2156 domain-containing protein, with protein sequence MPLDFQPFSLDDQQAYISFLSRCGQKASDYSFVNLWGWMLEYGLERAFLDDCVLVRQTRPDTIFWAPLGDWTTINWGRVHRAVEGRCRFIRVPEALKDIMVVQCHDIEVLENREHWDYLYSVEELVELKGNRFHKKKNLLSQFLRQDDHRYVRLDRHSVEHALGLQTEWMLWRGGESDSTLVAENKAIVRVMHDWDRLDRIFGAGLTVGGHMVAYTIAEPLDENTVVIHFEKGCPNVKGVYQAINSLFLAKDCQKFALVNREQDLGDEGLRKAKLSYNPVGFLKKFEIRMA